In the Advenella kashmirensis WT001 genome, one interval contains:
- the nuoE gene encoding NADH-quinone oxidoreductase subunit NuoE, translated as MLLSQQAYTRIDKELAKYPADQRQSAIMSALRIAQVEKGWVSAEIIADVARYIGVEPIAVQEVATFYNMFNTKPVGRFKISVCTNLPCALRDGEKTADYLKQKLGIELGETTSDGLFTLQEGECMGACGDSPVLIVNNHHMCVRMSTEKIDAMLAELAQQGDAA; from the coding sequence ATGTTGCTTTCTCAACAGGCGTATACAAGGATAGACAAAGAGCTGGCCAAATATCCGGCCGACCAGCGTCAGTCTGCCATTATGTCGGCCCTGCGCATTGCGCAGGTGGAAAAAGGCTGGGTATCGGCAGAGATTATTGCCGATGTGGCACGCTATATCGGCGTCGAGCCGATCGCGGTCCAGGAGGTTGCCACCTTTTACAACATGTTCAACACTAAGCCCGTGGGCCGGTTCAAGATCAGTGTCTGCACCAATCTGCCCTGTGCCTTGCGCGACGGTGAGAAAACTGCCGATTACCTGAAGCAAAAACTGGGTATCGAACTGGGTGAAACCACGAGCGATGGCCTGTTCACCCTGCAGGAAGGCGAGTGCATGGGCGCTTGCGGTGACTCGCCCGTTCTTATTGTGAACAACCACCATATGTGTGTACGTATGTCGACCGAAAAAATCGATGCCATGCTGGCTGAGCTTGCCCAACAGGGAGACGCTGCATGA
- the nuoF gene encoding NADH-quinone oxidoreductase subunit NuoF, protein MSVILSKYSQGLNANPAGDLNGSMALHGRHIQPQIMADLNGENWRLEDYVKRGGYEALRKILTTGMTQEEVIAEVKASGLRGRGGAGFPTGLKWSFMPRNFPGQKYLVCNSDEGEPGTFKDRDILRSNPHIVIEGMAIAAYAMGITVGYNYIHGEIFEVYERFEEALEEARAAGFLGDKILGSEFSFQLHAHHGYGAYICGEETALLESLEGKKGQPRFKPPFPASFGLYGKPTTINNTETFAAVPWIIRNSGQQYLDIGLPNNGGTKLFSITGDVERPGNYEIPLGTPFSKLLELAGGMRGGRKLKAVIPGGSSAPVLPADIMMNTTMDYDAIAKAGSMLGSGAVIVMDETRCMVKSLLRLSYFYFEESCGQCTPCREGTGWLYRMVNRIEHGQGRQEDLDLLDTIAGNIMGRTICALGDAAAMPVRGFLKHYRDEFAYHIEHKQCVVPQYL, encoded by the coding sequence ATGAGTGTGATTCTGAGTAAATATTCGCAGGGGCTCAATGCCAATCCTGCCGGTGATCTGAACGGTTCCATGGCATTGCACGGACGTCATATTCAGCCGCAAATCATGGCCGACCTCAATGGCGAGAACTGGCGTCTTGAAGATTATGTCAAGCGCGGCGGCTACGAAGCATTGCGCAAGATCCTGACTACCGGCATGACGCAGGAAGAGGTCATTGCCGAAGTCAAGGCCTCCGGGCTGCGTGGTCGCGGCGGCGCCGGGTTTCCCACGGGTCTGAAGTGGAGCTTCATGCCCCGCAATTTCCCGGGACAGAAATATCTGGTCTGCAATTCCGACGAAGGTGAACCGGGTACGTTCAAGGATCGCGATATCCTGCGCTCCAATCCGCATATTGTTATCGAAGGCATGGCCATTGCTGCCTATGCTATGGGTATCACGGTAGGCTACAACTACATCCACGGTGAAATCTTCGAGGTGTACGAACGTTTTGAAGAAGCGCTTGAAGAAGCACGCGCAGCCGGTTTTCTGGGCGACAAGATCCTGGGTTCCGAATTTTCTTTCCAGTTGCATGCCCATCATGGTTACGGTGCGTATATTTGCGGCGAGGAAACGGCCTTGCTTGAGTCGCTTGAGGGCAAGAAAGGGCAGCCACGCTTCAAACCGCCGTTTCCTGCCAGCTTTGGCCTGTACGGCAAGCCCACGACGATTAACAATACCGAAACTTTTGCGGCGGTCCCCTGGATCATTCGCAATAGTGGCCAGCAATACCTGGACATCGGCCTGCCCAATAACGGCGGGACCAAACTGTTTTCCATTACCGGCGACGTTGAGCGGCCCGGCAATTACGAGATCCCGCTGGGTACGCCTTTTTCCAAACTATTGGAACTGGCCGGCGGCATGCGTGGTGGGCGCAAGCTGAAGGCAGTTATTCCGGGTGGCTCCAGTGCACCCGTATTGCCAGCCGATATCATGATGAACACTACCATGGACTACGATGCTATCGCCAAAGCCGGCTCGATGCTGGGTTCCGGGGCGGTCATTGTCATGGACGAAACCCGCTGCATGGTCAAGTCACTGCTGCGCTTATCGTATTTCTATTTTGAAGAAAGCTGCGGACAGTGTACGCCTTGCCGCGAAGGCACAGGCTGGCTTTATCGCATGGTCAACCGCATTGAACACGGGCAGGGTCGCCAGGAAGACCTGGACCTGCTCGATACCATTGCCGGCAATATCATGGGCCGCACCATCTGTGCGCTGGGCGACGCGGCGGCAATGCCGGTCCGCGGGTTTTTGAAGCATTATCGCGATGAATTCGCATACCACATTGAGCATAAGCAATGTGTGGTTCCTCAATATCTGTAG
- the nuoG gene encoding NADH-quinone oxidoreductase subunit NuoG, giving the protein MVELTIDGKPVAVPEGSMVMHAASELGLYVPHFCYHKKLSIAANCRMCLVEVEKAPKALPACATPVTQGMVVHTCSAKAVAAQKSVMEFLLINHPLDCPICDQGGECQLQDLAVGYGSDESRYREEKRVVFHKDVGPLVSAEEMTRCIHCTRCVRFGQEVAGVMELGMLNRGEHSEIQTFVGNAIESELSGNMIDLCPVGALTSKPFRYTARTWELARRRSISAHDSVGANLVVQVKGDRVMRVVPFENEDINECWISDKDRWSYEGLNVEDRLQTPMIKGDDGVWREASWNEALTAAAQVLERINQTHGDGQIGSLATEYSTVEELALLARLTRGLGSQHIDFRLRQTDAGFEHALQGAPWLGMPIAELNTLDRVLVIGSVLRKDHPLFAQRLRQAAKHGTQIVIIDTTGEDPLIPTAKRITVAPDQLLNFVAQVAAAGNAAEQGAQPSNGQDLSATDVAAILAGGSKCGVFLGNMAVASPQATQLAVQAQAIAETANGTLGFLTAGANTVGGYLAGAVATEDGMNVAKMMRNPLKAYLVLHAEPALDMDDGDKAEKMLAGAFSIALTSYKSAAENWARIMLPVAPFTETSGTFVNAEGRAQSFKGVVAGLGHSRPAWKVLRVLGNILKLTDFEDETSESVRDSVLMNGFTAKLSNRVTATASASAAAPMADGALQRVADLPIYRTDAIVRRAEALQLAPASAAPVASLNAATLARLGVQSGDTVRVRGSNGNDIRIQAKQDDRLADNTVRIAQGFAQTAALGSAFGNVFVEKL; this is encoded by the coding sequence ATGGTTGAACTTACCATAGACGGAAAACCCGTAGCAGTGCCCGAAGGCAGCATGGTTATGCATGCCGCCAGCGAACTGGGTCTGTACGTTCCGCATTTCTGTTATCACAAGAAGCTGTCCATTGCGGCCAACTGTCGTATGTGTCTGGTAGAAGTCGAAAAAGCGCCCAAGGCGCTGCCGGCATGTGCTACGCCTGTCACGCAGGGCATGGTGGTGCACACCTGCTCGGCCAAAGCCGTTGCTGCGCAAAAAAGCGTGATGGAATTTCTGCTGATCAACCATCCGCTAGATTGCCCGATCTGTGACCAGGGTGGCGAATGTCAGTTGCAGGATCTGGCCGTAGGCTATGGCAGTGACGAGTCGCGCTACCGTGAAGAAAAACGGGTAGTCTTTCACAAGGACGTCGGTCCGCTGGTGTCTGCAGAAGAGATGACCCGTTGTATTCACTGTACCCGCTGTGTTCGTTTCGGTCAGGAAGTGGCTGGCGTTATGGAACTGGGCATGCTCAACCGCGGTGAGCATTCGGAAATCCAGACCTTTGTTGGCAATGCCATCGAATCCGAATTGTCCGGCAATATGATTGATCTGTGTCCGGTTGGTGCGCTAACCTCCAAACCGTTCCGTTATACCGCACGCACCTGGGAGCTGGCGCGTCGCCGCTCGATCAGCGCACACGATAGTGTCGGCGCCAATCTGGTGGTGCAGGTCAAGGGTGATCGCGTGATGCGCGTGGTGCCGTTCGAGAACGAAGATATCAATGAATGCTGGATCAGCGATAAGGATCGCTGGTCGTACGAAGGCCTTAATGTTGAAGACCGTCTGCAAACGCCCATGATCAAGGGTGATGACGGTGTATGGCGCGAAGCGTCGTGGAATGAAGCACTGACGGCAGCTGCCCAGGTGCTGGAGCGGATCAATCAGACGCACGGTGATGGCCAGATCGGCTCACTGGCCACAGAGTACTCTACAGTCGAAGAACTGGCCTTGCTGGCACGCCTGACGCGTGGCCTGGGTTCGCAGCATATAGATTTTCGTCTGCGCCAGACCGATGCCGGGTTTGAGCATGCGCTGCAGGGCGCTCCGTGGCTGGGCATGCCCATTGCCGAGCTCAATACACTGGATCGCGTACTGGTTATCGGTTCGGTGCTGCGCAAGGATCATCCGCTGTTTGCGCAGCGCTTGCGCCAGGCTGCCAAACATGGCACTCAGATCGTTATTATTGACACGACAGGCGAGGATCCACTGATCCCGACAGCAAAACGGATTACCGTTGCGCCGGATCAGCTGCTTAATTTTGTGGCCCAGGTGGCCGCTGCCGGTAATGCGGCAGAGCAGGGCGCACAGCCATCTAACGGTCAGGACCTGAGCGCAACTGATGTCGCGGCCATTCTGGCTGGCGGCAGCAAGTGCGGCGTGTTCCTGGGTAATATGGCCGTTGCCTCACCACAGGCGACACAACTGGCTGTTCAGGCACAGGCCATCGCTGAGACGGCTAATGGCACACTGGGCTTTCTGACCGCGGGCGCCAATACGGTAGGCGGCTATCTTGCCGGCGCCGTGGCGACCGAAGATGGAATGAATGTGGCCAAGATGATGCGCAATCCGCTTAAGGCCTATCTGGTTCTGCACGCCGAGCCTGCTTTGGACATGGATGATGGCGATAAGGCCGAAAAAATGCTGGCCGGTGCGTTCTCCATTGCACTGACTTCATATAAATCGGCGGCCGAGAACTGGGCACGCATCATGCTGCCGGTTGCGCCATTTACTGAAACCTCCGGCACGTTTGTGAACGCTGAAGGCCGCGCGCAAAGCTTCAAGGGTGTGGTTGCCGGTCTGGGACATAGTCGTCCGGCCTGGAAAGTACTGCGGGTACTGGGCAATATTCTGAAGCTGACCGACTTCGAAGACGAGACTTCAGAGTCGGTGCGCGATAGTGTGCTCATGAATGGCTTTACCGCAAAATTATCCAACCGGGTGACCGCAACGGCCAGTGCATCGGCAGCAGCGCCGATGGCCGACGGGGCCCTGCAGCGCGTTGCTGATCTGCCGATCTATCGCACTGACGCCATCGTGCGCCGTGCCGAGGCGTTGCAACTGGCACCAGCCAGTGCAGCACCCGTAGCCAGCCTGAATGCGGCAACGCTTGCCCGTCTGGGCGTACAAAGCGGCGACACCGTGCGGGTTCGCGGCAGTAACGGAAACGATATCCGGATCCAGGCAAAGCAGGATGACCGCCTGGCTGACAACACAGTTCGCATCGCCCAGGGCTTTGCACAAACTGCCGCACTTGGCAGTGCTTTCGGTAACGTATTCGTGGAGAAACTTTGA
- the nuoI gene encoding NADH-quinone oxidoreductase subunit NuoI — translation MSAIKDFFGSLLLTELLKGMSLTGKYFFKRKITLQYPHEKTPASPRFRGLHALRRYPNGEERCIACKLCEAVCPALAITIESVERDDGTRRTSRYDIDLTKCIFCGFCEESCPVDSIVETHIHEYHGEKRGDLYFTKDMLLAVGDKYESEIAARREADARYR, via the coding sequence ATGAGTGCAATTAAGGATTTTTTTGGCAGCCTGTTACTGACTGAATTGCTGAAAGGCATGAGTCTGACGGGCAAGTACTTCTTCAAACGCAAGATTACGTTGCAGTACCCTCACGAGAAGACGCCGGCCTCGCCGCGTTTCCGTGGCCTGCATGCGCTGCGCCGCTACCCCAACGGGGAAGAGCGCTGCATTGCCTGTAAGTTGTGCGAAGCGGTGTGTCCGGCCCTGGCCATCACCATTGAGTCGGTAGAGCGTGATGACGGCACCCGTCGCACCTCGCGCTATGACATCGATCTGACCAAGTGCATTTTCTGCGGCTTTTGCGAAGAAAGCTGCCCGGTCGATTCTATCGTCGAGACACATATTCACGAGTACCACGGTGAGAAGCGGGGCGACCTGTACTTCACCAAGGATATGCTGCTCGCCGTAGGGGACAAGTATGAATCCGAGATCGCTGCGCGTCGCGAAGCCGATGCCCGGTATCGATAA
- a CDS encoding NADH-quinone oxidoreductase subunit J, with the protein MFTTVLFYILAVILIIAGARVITATSPVTAVLHLILTFFTASMLWMLLGAEFLALLLVLVYVGAVMVLFLFVVMMIDITPASLRSGFKTYLPLGLVIGGVMVLEIAFVLGNMYLGSGPSISMPADYDNTRQLGIALYSQYSYAIQIGAMTLLVGMIAAIALTLRERRNRKYVTSDQQLRVKASDRLKMVNIPSQTEVPTTEVQDVKPAGEGK; encoded by the coding sequence ATGTTTACAACTGTTCTCTTTTATATTCTGGCCGTTATCCTGATCATTGCAGGTGCGCGGGTCATTACTGCGACCAGCCCGGTAACGGCGGTGCTGCACCTGATTCTGACGTTCTTTACGGCATCCATGCTCTGGATGCTGCTGGGCGCCGAGTTTCTGGCACTGTTGCTGGTTCTGGTTTATGTGGGCGCCGTGATGGTGCTGTTCCTTTTCGTCGTTATGATGATTGACATCACACCGGCCAGTTTACGTTCCGGTTTCAAAACCTATCTGCCGCTGGGATTGGTGATCGGTGGCGTGATGGTGCTGGAAATCGCTTTTGTATTGGGCAATATGTATCTGGGTTCGGGTCCATCCATCTCCATGCCGGCTGATTACGACAACACCCGTCAATTGGGCATTGCCTTGTATTCCCAGTATTCCTATGCGATCCAGATTGGTGCGATGACGCTGCTGGTGGGGATGATCGCTGCGATTGCGCTTACCTTGCGCGAGCGCCGTAATCGCAAATATGTCACTTCTGATCAGCAATTGCGCGTCAAGGCATCCGATCGTCTGAAAATGGTCAATATTCCGTCGCAGACTGAAGTGCCGACGACTGAAGTGCAGGATGTGAAACCAGCAGGGGAAGGCAAATGA
- the nuoK gene encoding NADH-quinone oxidoreductase subunit NuoK encodes MTISLAHYLILGAIMFAMGVFGIFLNRRNLISLLMSIELMLLAVNINFVAFSSWMPGADGMPDTAGQVFVFFILTVAAAEAAIGLAILVMLFRKINSINVDDIGRLKG; translated from the coding sequence ATGACCATATCACTCGCTCATTATTTGATCCTTGGCGCAATTATGTTTGCCATGGGCGTCTTTGGTATTTTTCTGAACCGTCGCAATCTGATCAGTCTGTTGATGTCGATCGAGCTTATGTTGCTGGCCGTCAATATCAATTTCGTTGCTTTCTCCAGCTGGATGCCGGGTGCCGATGGCATGCCCGATACAGCCGGGCAGGTATTCGTATTTTTCATCCTCACGGTGGCCGCTGCCGAGGCGGCTATCGGCCTGGCGATTCTTGTGATGCTGTTCCGTAAAATCAATTCAATCAACGTGGACGACATCGGTCGTTTGAAAGGGTAA
- the nuoN gene encoding NADH-quinone oxidoreductase subunit NuoN yields MMENQFNFALAAPEIILAIMAMGILVYDALSHEASRKTTYVFSLCALIILTVVSLMQWNSGIGGTTFYGMYVADPLAHFLKIASYLAVLVTLIYSRQYVVDRDMSKSGELYPLTLCALLGQMVMISASSMLTIYLGLELMSLALYTMVALRRDSLVATESAMKYFVLGALASGFMLYGISMVYGATGHVDLAGVMQVIRSGQAGEMTLVLGTVFVVAGLAFKLGAVPFHMWIPDVYQGAPTAITLTIGAAPKLAALAITLRLLIEGLNGVALSWQPMLIILAVLSLAIGNLTAIMQTNFKRMLAYSTISHVGFVLLGLLSGVAANGTVMSGAYASSLFYIVTYVLTTLASFGLVLLMSRQGFECENIDDLKGLNQRSPLMAFGMLLLMFSLAGIPPLVGFHAKLVVLQAVVSAGHVWLAIYAVLCSLIGAFYYLRVVKVVYFDEPVQGVPAPDTTWSFRSGVMSVNGLLIIVLGILPGGLMTLCVQVIDASLKF; encoded by the coding sequence ATCATGGAAAATCAATTTAATTTTGCACTTGCAGCGCCTGAAATCATTCTGGCGATCATGGCCATGGGCATTCTGGTTTACGATGCACTCAGTCATGAAGCCAGTCGCAAAACCACCTATGTTTTCTCCCTGTGCGCGCTGATCATTCTGACTGTGGTATCACTGATGCAGTGGAATAGCGGTATTGGCGGCACGACCTTTTATGGTATGTATGTTGCCGATCCGCTGGCGCACTTTCTGAAGATCGCGTCATATCTGGCGGTGCTGGTCACGCTGATCTACAGCCGCCAGTATGTGGTGGATCGCGACATGTCCAAGTCAGGAGAACTGTATCCGCTGACGCTGTGTGCGCTGCTGGGGCAGATGGTGATGATTTCGGCCAGCAGCATGCTGACCATTTATCTGGGCCTGGAACTGATGTCCCTGGCCCTGTACACGATGGTTGCGCTGCGCCGGGATTCACTGGTTGCTACCGAGTCGGCCATGAAATACTTCGTGCTGGGCGCACTGGCTTCCGGCTTCATGCTTTACGGTATTTCAATGGTGTACGGTGCAACCGGCCACGTGGATCTGGCCGGCGTCATGCAGGTTATCCGCAGTGGCCAGGCTGGCGAAATGACCCTGGTGCTGGGTACGGTCTTTGTTGTTGCAGGCCTGGCATTCAAACTGGGTGCTGTGCCATTTCATATGTGGATTCCCGACGTGTATCAAGGGGCGCCTACAGCCATTACGCTGACAATCGGTGCCGCACCGAAGCTGGCCGCGCTGGCCATTACGTTGCGCCTGCTGATCGAAGGACTCAATGGCGTTGCCCTGAGCTGGCAGCCCATGCTGATCATTCTGGCAGTGCTGTCGCTGGCCATCGGTAATCTGACGGCAATCATGCAGACCAACTTCAAGCGGATGCTGGCTTATTCCACCATTTCGCATGTCGGCTTTGTGTTGCTGGGACTGCTTTCGGGCGTGGCCGCCAACGGTACGGTCATGAGTGGCGCCTATGCCTCTTCGCTGTTTTATATCGTGACCTATGTGCTCACCACCCTGGCCAGTTTCGGTCTGGTGTTGTTAATGAGCCGCCAGGGTTTTGAATGCGAAAACATCGACGATCTCAAGGGGCTGAACCAACGCAGTCCGTTGATGGCCTTTGGCATGCTGCTGCTGATGTTCTCGCTGGCCGGTATTCCGCCACTGGTCGGCTTTCACGCTAAACTGGTCGTCTTGCAGGCAGTCGTGTCAGCCGGACACGTATGGTTGGCTATCTATGCTGTGTTGTGTTCGCTGATCGGTGCTTTCTATTATCTTCGCGTTGTCAAGGTAGTGTACTTTGATGAGCCGGTGCAAGGTGTACCGGCACCTGATACGACCTGGTCATTCCGTAGTGGCGTCATGTCCGTCAATGGTCTGCTGATCATTGTGCTGGGTATCTTGCCCGGCGGCCTGATGACCTTGTGCGTGCAGGTGATTGACGCTTCACTGAAATTCTGA
- a CDS encoding DUF2818 family protein, translated as MYPAESIWVFIVLAFVFAIAPFLTERTFVFTLWPQAGEQQKPFWFYPLRALLSYAAIGAGCWLLGTQAGNLPYMLAGVLLLSLTLYVPGAVVTPHVPVKHVSTHLLEVLIGFFVVGAIGFAIEANYANPSVKNWEFYAIAACLYVVLGYPGFVWRHLMKHPKRHKAA; from the coding sequence ATGTATCCTGCTGAGTCGATCTGGGTTTTCATTGTGCTGGCATTTGTGTTTGCCATCGCACCGTTTCTGACCGAAAGGACCTTTGTGTTTACGCTTTGGCCGCAAGCGGGCGAGCAGCAAAAGCCGTTCTGGTTCTATCCCTTGCGTGCCTTGTTATCGTATGCGGCGATTGGCGCCGGTTGCTGGTTGCTGGGAACGCAGGCCGGCAACTTGCCCTATATGCTGGCGGGTGTATTACTGTTGAGTCTGACGCTATATGTGCCTGGCGCCGTGGTCACGCCACACGTGCCGGTCAAGCATGTGAGTACTCACCTGCTGGAAGTGCTGATTGGCTTTTTTGTGGTGGGCGCGATCGGCTTTGCGATTGAGGCTAACTACGCGAATCCTTCAGTGAAAAACTGGGAGTTCTATGCCATTGCAGCGTGTCTGTACGTGGTGCTGGGGTATCCCGGTTTTGTCTGGCGCCATCTGATGAAGCATCCCAAGCGCCATAAAGCAGCCTGA
- a CDS encoding 3'-5' exonuclease, whose product MSLLEFFRAGNTHPRPASLQARFEAWRTLPQPSGTQAVHESRIVVLDVETSGLNLKKDTLIAIGAVAVEHGRIMLDDAFDIVLRQEQISSKSNILIHGIAGGKQRSGIDPAEALMQFLEYIGPDPLLAFHVAFDQTMLEKSLKMWLQTDLKKRQWIDLAYLAPALLREQAMSHRTLDDWMQLFNIHNHRRHNAVADALATAELFLCINKKCEQQGWRTLNTLGVAERQYRQILGQ is encoded by the coding sequence ATGAGTCTGCTTGAGTTTTTCCGTGCAGGCAACACACATCCACGCCCTGCCTCGCTGCAAGCGCGCTTCGAGGCGTGGCGTACGCTGCCACAACCCAGTGGCACTCAGGCGGTTCACGAAAGCAGAATTGTTGTGCTGGATGTGGAAACCAGTGGACTCAATCTGAAAAAAGATACCCTGATCGCCATTGGTGCGGTTGCTGTCGAACATGGGCGTATCATGCTGGACGATGCCTTCGACATTGTTCTGCGGCAAGAGCAGATCAGCAGCAAAAGCAATATTCTGATCCACGGCATTGCAGGCGGCAAACAACGCAGTGGCATTGACCCGGCCGAGGCGCTCATGCAGTTTCTTGAATACATCGGCCCCGATCCCTTGCTGGCCTTTCACGTCGCCTTTGACCAGACTATGCTCGAAAAAAGCCTGAAAATGTGGCTGCAAACTGATCTGAAAAAAAGGCAATGGATAGACCTGGCCTATCTGGCTCCTGCCCTGTTGCGTGAACAAGCCATGAGCCACAGAACATTGGACGACTGGATGCAATTGTTTAATATACACAACCATCGACGCCACAACGCAGTGGCCGATGCACTGGCGACTGCCGAGCTATTTCTGTGCATCAATAAAAAATGCGAGCAACAGGGTTGGCGCACGCTCAATACCCTGGGCGTCGCAGAGCGGCAATACCGGCAAATACTCGGACAATAA
- a CDS encoding DUF294 nucleotidyltransferase-like domain-containing protein has protein sequence MQLNQAIVEHLKRFPPFQNMQEHVLEALAGRLTINYFAKGETIIPANAPPPETFYIVKQGIVQTEQLASSARQYRDTFELHEGECFPLGAILASRSPGSQFVAATDTFVYELSLAGFQKLREESPVFRDYCEQRTALLLEYSKQIIQAQYSRSSAEHPALTMPLQQLIRREPVTCSSGLALRDALEYMKEQQVGSIIAVDHNNQAVGIFTLQDLLTRVALPQADLDAPFSRYMTADPVSLPPDAPASEAALIMARRGFRHIVVADADTGRLRGMVSEKDLFSLQRISLRQINLRLQAAQSVQDVSSCCDDIRKLGDNMMAQGIAVEQITQIISALNDLTLCQISRLMRERHPQVQTLDYCWLALGSEGRMEQTLYTDQDNGIIFSATSAQHAEAARPILLAFAKEVNQALDTCGFPLCKGNIMASNPQWCLSAEEWRARFSAWISSPDPQAIMHSTIFFDFRALDGNEQLPRSLRQWLNQALTQHPLFLRFLTQTALSRKPPLGLFRDFVTSQDNTLDLKTQAAVLFVDAARILALQTGSNHTNTVLRLKEAGPKAGLRQEQADAYAEAFLYIQLLRMQLHHQAAAKNQPYTNQIDPGTLNALDNRILREAFRLAKSLQSMLGVKYAL, from the coding sequence ATGCAGTTGAATCAGGCTATCGTTGAGCATCTGAAACGCTTTCCTCCCTTTCAGAACATGCAGGAGCACGTACTGGAAGCATTGGCGGGCCGGCTGACCATCAATTACTTTGCCAAGGGCGAGACGATTATCCCGGCCAACGCGCCGCCACCGGAAACCTTTTATATCGTCAAGCAGGGTATTGTGCAGACCGAGCAGCTGGCCAGCTCGGCCCGCCAGTATCGCGATACGTTCGAACTGCACGAAGGTGAATGCTTTCCCCTGGGCGCGATACTGGCCAGCCGATCCCCAGGCAGTCAGTTCGTCGCTGCGACCGATACTTTTGTGTATGAACTGAGCCTGGCAGGTTTTCAGAAACTGCGGGAAGAATCGCCGGTATTCCGGGATTATTGCGAACAGCGCACCGCCCTGCTGCTTGAGTACTCCAAACAGATTATCCAGGCGCAATATAGCCGCAGCAGCGCTGAACATCCGGCGTTAACCATGCCCTTGCAGCAACTGATCCGAAGAGAGCCGGTGACCTGTTCGTCCGGCCTGGCGCTGCGCGACGCCTTGGAATACATGAAGGAGCAGCAGGTCGGCTCCATCATCGCGGTAGACCACAATAACCAGGCAGTCGGTATTTTCACATTGCAGGATCTGCTTACCCGGGTCGCGCTGCCGCAGGCCGATCTGGATGCCCCTTTTTCGCGCTATATGACGGCAGATCCCGTTTCACTGCCGCCGGATGCGCCAGCCTCCGAGGCAGCGCTCATTATGGCCAGGCGTGGATTCAGGCATATCGTGGTCGCTGACGCCGATACCGGCAGGCTGCGTGGGATGGTATCGGAAAAGGACCTGTTCTCGCTGCAGCGAATCAGTCTGCGACAAATCAACCTACGCCTGCAGGCAGCACAGTCGGTTCAGGATGTTTCCTCCTGCTGCGACGATATTCGCAAGCTGGGCGACAATATGATGGCCCAGGGTATCGCCGTGGAGCAGATTACACAGATTATTTCTGCCTTGAACGATCTGACGCTGTGCCAGATTTCACGCTTAATGCGTGAACGACATCCGCAAGTGCAGACACTGGACTATTGCTGGCTGGCACTGGGCTCCGAAGGTCGCATGGAGCAAACGCTCTATACCGATCAGGACAACGGCATTATCTTTAGCGCCACCAGTGCACAACACGCTGAAGCGGCACGCCCTATCCTGCTGGCATTTGCCAAAGAGGTCAATCAGGCCCTTGATACCTGCGGCTTTCCCTTGTGCAAAGGCAATATTATGGCTTCGAACCCGCAATGGTGTCTGAGCGCCGAAGAATGGCGCGCCCGCTTCAGTGCCTGGATTAGCAGCCCCGATCCGCAGGCCATCATGCATTCCACCATCTTCTTTGATTTTCGTGCGCTAGATGGCAATGAGCAACTGCCCAGGTCGCTGCGCCAATGGTTGAACCAAGCGCTGACACAGCACCCGCTGTTTCTGCGTTTTCTGACGCAGACTGCGCTGTCACGCAAACCGCCATTAGGTCTGTTCCGTGATTTCGTGACCAGCCAGGACAATACCCTGGATCTGAAGACCCAGGCGGCGGTGCTCTTTGTCGACGCCGCGCGCATACTGGCGCTGCAGACGGGCAGCAATCACACCAATACAGTATTGCGCCTAAAAGAAGCAGGGCCAAAAGCCGGGCTGCGCCAGGAACAGGCCGACGCCTATGCAGAAGCATTCCTGTACATCCAGTTATTGCGAATGCAATTGCATCATCAGGCTGCTGCAAAAAATCAGCCTTACACGAACCAGATTGATCCTGGCACGCTTAATGCCCTGGATAATCGAATCCTGCGTGAAGCCTTCCGGCTGGCCAAGTCTCTGCAAAGCATGTTGGGGGTGAAGTATGCACTGTAA
- a CDS encoding VOC family protein — translation MKVKRIVANIQSPNVAAAKAFYQDVLGLDLLMNHGWLATYGSDQTMQTQLSIASEGGSGTPVPDLSIEVDDLDQALQRCKAAAITPEYGPVTEPWGVRRFYVRDPFDRLINILVHL, via the coding sequence ATGAAAGTCAAACGTATTGTCGCCAATATCCAAAGCCCTAATGTCGCAGCCGCCAAAGCGTTTTATCAGGATGTACTGGGCCTGGATCTGCTGATGAACCATGGCTGGCTGGCCACTTACGGCTCGGACCAGACCATGCAGACGCAGCTGAGTATCGCCAGTGAAGGCGGATCAGGGACCCCGGTACCCGATCTGTCCATTGAAGTGGACGACCTGGATCAAGCCCTGCAGCGTTGCAAGGCGGCAGCCATTACACCCGAATATGGCCCCGTGACTGAACCCTGGGGGGTACGTCGTTTTTACGTGCGCGATCCCTTTGACCGCCTGATCAATATTCTGGTTCATCTGTGA